The proteins below come from a single Chitinophaga pinensis DSM 2588 genomic window:
- a CDS encoding reverse transcriptase domain-containing protein: MESYVRVGLPTVEDKLLQTAVSRVLTPIYEGIFYHESYGFRPGKSQHQAVEALSREVSMNRMRYIIDADMQNYFGSINHGCLREFLDLKIKDGVIRKMIDKWLKAGILENGQVVYPTEGTPQGGSISPLLSNIYLHYVLDTWFKEQIQRLLKDDSFMIRYADDFLLGFTNKEDALRVMKVLPKRLSKYGLTLHPDKTRLIDLDDDGEGHPRTTFDFLGFTHYISKSRNGKRILKRKTSSKKLNGALKRLSDWIKFYRHKLPIAELIEALNQKLRGHYGYYGITFNIRKLHTYYNRTKCLLYKWLNHRGGKRVWTWAKIAKLTMEWIPLIRPKVYHSYQLAKP; this comes from the coding sequence ATGGAAAGCTACGTCCGCGTAGGTCTTCCAACAGTGGAAGATAAGCTGTTGCAGACGGCTGTATCGCGTGTACTGACACCAATATATGAAGGGATATTCTATCATGAATCGTATGGATTTAGGCCCGGCAAATCCCAACACCAGGCAGTAGAAGCACTGTCCAGAGAAGTGAGCATGAACCGGATGCGTTATATTATAGACGCAGACATGCAAAACTACTTTGGTAGCATCAACCATGGCTGCCTGCGAGAGTTCCTTGACCTGAAGATAAAAGATGGTGTGATAAGGAAAATGATAGACAAGTGGCTGAAGGCAGGTATACTTGAGAACGGTCAGGTAGTGTATCCTACAGAAGGTACTCCTCAGGGAGGTAGTATATCACCGTTACTGAGTAACATTTACCTGCACTATGTACTGGATACCTGGTTCAAAGAGCAAATCCAGCGATTACTAAAGGATGACAGCTTTATGATCCGTTATGCAGATGACTTTTTGTTGGGATTTACCAACAAGGAAGATGCATTGCGAGTGATGAAAGTTCTACCCAAACGATTAAGTAAATATGGGCTGACCCTGCATCCAGACAAGACCAGATTAATAGACCTGGACGATGATGGAGAAGGTCATCCCCGTACCACGTTTGACTTCTTAGGTTTTACTCATTATATAAGTAAAAGCCGAAATGGAAAGCGTATCCTTAAGCGTAAAACAAGCAGTAAGAAATTGAATGGAGCTTTGAAACGGCTAAGTGACTGGATCAAGTTCTATCGACATAAGCTACCCATAGCTGAACTTATAGAAGCACTGAACCAGAAGCTACGTGGCCATTATGGCTATTATGGTATAACATTCAATATCAGGAAGCTGCATACGTACTATAACCGGACTAAATGCCTGCTCTATAAATGGCTAAACCATCGAGGAGGCAAACGTGTCTGGACATGGGCTAAGATAGCA
- a CDS encoding zinc-dependent alcohol dehydrogenase family protein, with translation MEIKTRQKKGVRFHQAGGPEVLKVEHVDVPAPGPQEVRLQVKAIGLNRIDSFFRSGYFSEQPIFPSLLGFEASGVIESVGDQVKDFAPGDVVSVIAKFSNHDYGTYGDLIILPAASLEKHPSNLTFEEAAALWVSYLAAYGMLVDSANLKPGQYVLYNAASSNTGHAITQTIKLLGGIPIALTSTPSKKRAISDLGVQHIIVTTEQHISEEVLKITNGKGADVILDAVGGKQFELLINAAANYAKVFAYGALDLEPGPWPMLGVVLKKISITGYDMTDTLMDAKKINAAIAFVKTGVQHEKLKPVIGPKFSLTEVVEAHRTLERNQHIGKIVLIPEGV, from the coding sequence ATGGAAATAAAAACAAGACAAAAAAAAGGCGTACGGTTCCATCAGGCTGGTGGACCAGAAGTATTAAAAGTTGAACATGTCGATGTACCTGCCCCCGGACCACAGGAAGTGCGGCTCCAGGTGAAAGCAATCGGCTTAAACCGTATCGACTCATTCTTCAGAAGCGGTTACTTTTCCGAACAACCTATCTTCCCTTCACTCTTAGGCTTTGAAGCTTCCGGCGTTATCGAGTCTGTTGGCGACCAGGTAAAAGATTTCGCTCCGGGAGATGTTGTGAGCGTTATCGCAAAATTTTCCAATCATGATTATGGTACATACGGAGATCTTATTATACTGCCGGCAGCCAGCCTGGAGAAACACCCATCTAATCTGACTTTCGAAGAGGCTGCAGCATTATGGGTAAGTTACCTTGCTGCCTATGGCATGTTGGTGGATAGTGCAAACCTGAAGCCTGGCCAGTATGTGCTGTACAATGCAGCATCCAGTAACACAGGACACGCTATCACTCAAACCATCAAACTGTTAGGTGGTATTCCCATTGCATTAACTAGCACTCCATCAAAGAAACGGGCCATTTCAGATCTCGGCGTGCAACACATTATTGTAACAACTGAACAGCATATATCAGAAGAAGTCCTCAAAATAACCAACGGTAAAGGTGCAGATGTAATCCTGGATGCTGTCGGAGGCAAACAGTTTGAACTCCTTATCAACGCAGCTGCAAATTATGCGAAGGTGTTTGCATACGGCGCGCTCGATCTGGAACCAGGACCATGGCCTATGCTGGGAGTCGTACTAAAAAAGATCTCTATTACCGGTTATGATATGACCGATACATTGATGGACGCAAAGAAAATCAACGCAGCGATCGCCTTTGTAAAAACCGGCGTTCAGCATGAGAAGCTTAAACCGGTCATCGGACCCAAGTTTTCACTAACTGAGGTAGTGGAAGCCCATCGCACATTAGAACGCAATCAACATATTGGTAAGATAGTTCTCATACCTGAAGGCGTCTAA
- a CDS encoding SDR family oxidoreductase, giving the protein MGRLKDKAIVITGAAMGLGYAAALEAAKNGAKLSLVDYNGESLEKAKTVILEQYPDTKIITLVADVSDEAAVKRYVDETVNAFGTIDGFYNNAGIEGRQAPLIEYDLDVFRKVVDINLMGVYYGLRYVIPVMQQQGYGRIVNVASVGGIRGVMNQTAYVATKHAVAGVTKNASLEYGRYGILTNAIAPGAILTPMVAEAFKQVNPADPKKAEAEYAQANPTKRLGLPEEVGKLVVFLLSEDCSYVNGQTIAIDGGQSNSYGNV; this is encoded by the coding sequence ATGGGACGTTTAAAAGATAAGGCAATTGTTATTACAGGTGCGGCTATGGGTCTTGGTTATGCAGCAGCATTAGAGGCAGCTAAGAATGGAGCAAAATTATCTCTTGTGGATTATAACGGGGAATCGCTGGAGAAAGCGAAAACTGTGATCCTGGAACAGTACCCGGATACAAAAATCATCACACTGGTTGCAGATGTTTCTGATGAGGCAGCGGTGAAAAGGTATGTAGATGAGACCGTGAATGCGTTTGGTACGATTGACGGATTTTATAATAATGCAGGTATTGAAGGCAGACAGGCGCCATTGATTGAGTACGACCTGGATGTATTCAGAAAAGTGGTCGATATTAACCTGATGGGTGTGTATTATGGCCTCAGGTATGTGATTCCCGTGATGCAGCAACAGGGATATGGAAGGATCGTGAATGTTGCTTCTGTAGGCGGTATAAGGGGCGTAATGAATCAGACGGCTTATGTGGCAACCAAACACGCAGTGGCTGGTGTTACTAAAAATGCATCACTGGAATATGGCAGATACGGGATACTGACGAACGCAATTGCCCCGGGAGCTATTCTGACACCAATGGTAGCAGAGGCATTTAAGCAGGTAAATCCGGCAGATCCGAAGAAAGCGGAGGCTGAATATGCACAGGCGAATCCTACTAAAAGACTTGGTTTGCCGGAGGAAGTGGGTAAGTTGGTGGTATTCCTGCTCAGTGAGGATTGTAGTTATGTAAATGGTCAGACTATCGCAATTGACGGCGGACAGTCTAACAGCTATGGAAATGTTTAG
- a CDS encoding winged helix-turn-helix transcriptional regulator, which translates to MAKIKATSTNNLNRQLFLDCSLTYALQLVGGRWKLLILMELSSGAKRYNELKKNTPNITERMLTLQLRELEADGLVVRKVYAEVPPKVEYTLTAIGHELTPICMQLHGWGERHKDNAASKMQTVAFDAVSVCK; encoded by the coding sequence ATGGCTAAAATTAAAGCTACTTCTACCAATAATTTAAACAGACAGCTCTTCCTGGATTGTAGTCTTACCTATGCTTTGCAGTTGGTCGGCGGGAGATGGAAACTGCTGATTTTGATGGAGCTAAGTTCAGGGGCTAAGCGCTATAATGAACTGAAGAAGAACACACCCAACATCACTGAACGAATGTTGACATTACAGCTACGCGAATTAGAGGCAGATGGTTTGGTGGTGCGAAAGGTGTATGCGGAAGTACCGCCCAAAGTGGAGTATACACTAACGGCTATCGGTCATGAACTCACACCCATCTGTATGCAGTTACATGGTTGGGGGGAGCGTCATAAGGACAACGCGGCATCTAAGATGCAGACGGTAGCTTTCGATGCTGTTTCTGTCTGCAAGTAG
- a CDS encoding AraC family transcriptional regulator, with amino-acid sequence MKNSRNIPLHTLPALPFLASDQRTAFGEHWPSHRIDFYAIVWFTEDSGVHFIDFESYPIRENTVYLIGRNQVHSIPSEVLPKAKTIVFAASFFHRIEEPFLRQLFLPFSNEGILIPDQMHEALVNLFNLIVLENKGHNELKLLLKYTTAFLWQLYRFASHQLSLPAGEDSRIIQLFQLLETHYTEERSASFYAQQIGLTPKRINEILREKTGMTISQLLYQLLLIEAKRELFHGNLPIKEIAYQLGFADQSYFARFFKKHTGITPEEFREKESLRFRV; translated from the coding sequence ATGAAGAATTCCCGTAATATTCCTTTGCATACTTTACCGGCATTGCCATTTCTGGCATCTGATCAGCGTACCGCATTTGGAGAACACTGGCCCAGTCACCGGATTGACTTTTATGCGATTGTCTGGTTCACTGAGGACAGTGGTGTTCATTTTATTGATTTTGAATCTTATCCTATCAGGGAAAATACGGTTTATCTGATAGGGCGGAACCAGGTGCATTCTATCCCATCTGAAGTGTTACCCAAGGCGAAGACAATTGTTTTTGCTGCATCGTTCTTTCATCGGATAGAAGAGCCATTTCTCCGACAACTGTTCCTGCCCTTTTCGAATGAGGGGATCCTCATTCCGGATCAGATGCACGAGGCCTTAGTGAATCTGTTTAATCTGATAGTCCTGGAGAATAAAGGGCATAATGAGCTTAAGCTGTTGCTGAAATATACAACCGCCTTTTTGTGGCAGCTGTATCGTTTCGCCAGTCATCAGTTATCCCTGCCGGCAGGCGAAGACAGCCGCATTATTCAATTGTTTCAACTGTTGGAAACGCATTATACAGAAGAAAGGTCTGCCAGTTTTTATGCGCAGCAGATTGGGTTAACTCCAAAACGGATCAATGAGATTCTACGGGAAAAAACGGGGATGACCATCAGTCAGTTGTTATATCAGCTTTTGCTTATTGAAGCAAAACGTGAATTGTTTCATGGTAACTTACCTATCAAGGAAATTGCCTATCAACTTGGTTTTGCCGACCAGTCTTATTTCGCACGATTCTTCAAAAAGCATACAGGGATCACACCAGAAGAATTCAGGGAAAAGGAGAGCCTTCGTTTTCGTGTGTAA
- a CDS encoding serine hydrolase domain-containing protein has product MPSLLSNPPTQMRLLIILLLLFPAGLYAQKDRIDTFIENAMTRQQIVGLAVGVIKNGKVIKAKGYGQANLELNTPVTTKTVFKLGSVSKHLIAVAIMKMTQEGKLKLDDPVTKFYPDAPSHWSAITIRHLLNHTSGLVRESPIFDGMAAQPDSLLIRAAYKDSLVFPTGSKWQYCNLGYFILADIIRQTDKRSFSEYMQKEIFKKNGLLTTQVTSLDNLVYNRAGGYVRLGGDTITNALNYVALRPSGAFLSTIDDMLKWEMLIQEGKILSKERWLQMWQDLAKTNDIDKSYGYGWYVTRYKNRKTVFHGGSLPGFRSQYFRFPDERTAIIILTNSEPSNPAIIAQGIADIIL; this is encoded by the coding sequence ATGCCATCTTTATTAAGTAATCCTCCTACCCAAATGCGGTTATTAATCATACTATTGCTCCTCTTTCCTGCTGGGTTGTATGCTCAAAAAGACAGGATCGACACATTTATCGAGAATGCCATGACAAGGCAACAGATAGTCGGCCTGGCGGTGGGCGTAATAAAAAACGGAAAAGTTATAAAAGCGAAGGGGTATGGACAGGCAAACCTGGAACTAAATACCCCGGTTACGACGAAAACGGTGTTTAAACTAGGCTCTGTGAGTAAACATCTAATCGCGGTGGCTATCATGAAAATGACACAGGAAGGTAAATTGAAGTTAGATGACCCGGTGACGAAGTTTTATCCGGATGCACCATCGCATTGGTCTGCAATCACTATCCGGCATCTGTTGAATCATACATCCGGTCTGGTAAGGGAATCTCCTATTTTCGACGGTATGGCTGCGCAACCAGATTCCTTACTTATCAGGGCCGCTTATAAGGATTCACTGGTTTTTCCTACAGGTAGCAAATGGCAGTATTGTAACCTGGGATATTTTATATTGGCTGACATTATCAGGCAAACAGATAAACGAAGTTTTTCTGAGTACATGCAGAAAGAGATCTTCAAAAAAAATGGATTGCTGACAACACAGGTAACGTCACTGGATAATCTTGTTTATAACAGGGCAGGCGGGTATGTACGTCTTGGTGGAGATACCATCACTAATGCGTTGAATTACGTAGCTTTGAGACCTAGTGGTGCGTTTCTATCGACTATTGATGATATGTTGAAATGGGAGATGCTGATACAGGAAGGAAAGATACTTTCAAAAGAAAGATGGCTGCAGATGTGGCAGGACCTGGCAAAAACAAATGACATTGATAAGAGCTATGGTTATGGGTGGTATGTTACCAGGTATAAGAACCGGAAGACAGTTTTTCATGGTGGTTCGTTACCTGGGTTCAGGTCTCAGTATTTCAGGTTCCCTGATGAGCGCACCGCGATTATCATACTTACAAATTCAGAACCGAGTAATCCAGCGATTATTGCACAAGGTATAGCAGATATTATTTTATAA
- a CDS encoding SRPBCC domain-containing protein → MTTRLPVQAVATALFSVSPERVFDAFLSTEMVGKFMFGPQLRDEEIVSLSNEPWEGGSFSYLVRRQGELINHIGKYVEIAYPRRLVFTWQIEEEGSDTSEVIIEIASIIDGCELTLTHEMSRKWEDFAAQSKAAWGKMLDKLTEVLQ, encoded by the coding sequence ATGACTACCAGATTACCAGTACAGGCTGTTGCTACCGCTTTGTTTTCTGTATCGCCTGAACGCGTTTTTGATGCATTCCTCAGTACGGAAATGGTGGGGAAGTTTATGTTTGGTCCTCAGTTGCGCGATGAAGAGATTGTCAGTCTGAGCAATGAGCCATGGGAGGGAGGAAGTTTCTCTTATCTTGTTCGCCGGCAGGGCGAATTAATCAATCATATCGGTAAATATGTAGAGATCGCATATCCGCGGCGTCTGGTATTCACCTGGCAGATAGAGGAGGAAGGATCTGATACGTCAGAGGTTATAATAGAGATAGCTTCCATCATTGACGGATGTGAACTTACGCTAACCCATGAAATGTCCCGCAAATGGGAGGATTTTGCAGCACAATCCAAAGCTGCGTGGGGCAAGATGCTGGATAAGCTGACGGAAGTGTTACAATAA
- a CDS encoding transposase has product MDQNYRQLIQLMLPEGILEYFELANTTKDSKEINIFLEEKNIVPEEYKDQSLHSKSFLPEIQVQDIPIRGHKVALCIKHRRWEVQSTGEIVTRNWTLVRSGARITTEFVLFLKGIFG; this is encoded by the coding sequence TTGGATCAGAATTACCGCCAGTTAATACAATTAATGCTTCCAGAAGGCATCTTGGAATACTTCGAGTTAGCCAATACCACAAAGGATTCTAAAGAAATTAATATCTTCCTGGAAGAGAAAAATATTGTCCCAGAGGAATACAAAGATCAATCACTGCACTCAAAGAGTTTTCTACCAGAAATACAAGTACAGGACATTCCCATACGTGGTCATAAGGTTGCCTTATGCATTAAGCATAGGCGCTGGGAAGTACAGTCAACCGGAGAAATAGTAACCAGAAACTGGACACTGGTAAGATCAGGAGCACGAATTACAACGGAATTCGTGCTTTTTTTAAAAGGAATATTCGGATAA
- a CDS encoding DUF6263 family protein translates to MNHYRLLLLLLLGNITQLVSAQNKVLLKISMDPGKTYKTQMTTIMDMEMTVKGDSAIINQLNASGMQLPIVMHMKQQFANTTKTGQQRADKKTPLTMTFDQMSMSQSVSGQETVQNENPFADAVIEGTTNGDGKISIDTIKGELDDALKMSLRQMVNNLQQSIKFPTEELKIGDSFDMEVPMNLPIPQAEMKMMLVTKYTLKEIKDRKAIFDLKQNITMDMSMVQNDNKGNGAGTGAGTGNGTMIFDINKKIAEQSDSNIQFQFEFDVSGLTMSATCNGKTTVKCTVE, encoded by the coding sequence ATGAATCACTATCGATTGCTCTTGTTATTACTCCTTGGTAACATTACCCAGCTCGTATCTGCTCAGAATAAAGTTTTGCTTAAAATTTCAATGGATCCCGGCAAGACCTACAAAACCCAGATGACGACCATCATGGATATGGAAATGACAGTTAAAGGCGATTCTGCTATCATCAACCAGTTAAATGCCAGTGGTATGCAACTCCCTATTGTGATGCATATGAAACAACAGTTCGCGAACACAACAAAGACTGGTCAGCAACGGGCAGATAAAAAAACGCCGCTGACAATGACGTTTGATCAGATGAGCATGAGCCAGTCTGTTAGCGGACAAGAAACTGTTCAAAACGAAAACCCTTTCGCAGATGCTGTCATTGAAGGAACCACCAACGGGGATGGAAAAATCTCCATTGACACCATCAAAGGAGAACTGGACGACGCCTTGAAAATGTCCCTCCGACAGATGGTGAATAACCTGCAGCAAAGTATTAAATTTCCTACGGAAGAGCTGAAAATCGGCGATTCATTCGATATGGAAGTACCCATGAACCTTCCGATTCCGCAGGCGGAAATGAAAATGATGCTCGTTACAAAGTATACACTGAAAGAAATTAAAGATCGTAAAGCGATCTTTGATCTGAAACAGAACATTACCATGGACATGAGTATGGTGCAGAACGATAATAAAGGAAATGGCGCTGGCACTGGTGCTGGTACTGGTAACGGTACCATGATATTCGATATCAATAAAAAAATTGCAGAACAATCTGACTCCAACATTCAGTTCCAGTTTGAATTTGACGTATCCGGTCTGACCATGAGTGCAACCTGCAACGGTAAAACAACCGTGAAATGTACCGTTGAATAA